GTTTATCAGTTAAAATCCGGTTTCagtttgtaactcggatttgtttttctctgaatcgattaatgacttttgaacaggaatatactactgttgcctttatttattattgacTGTTATGCTATACGTTCTTGTTAAAGGAATACCAAATCGCTCAATAgcattttatttcagaaaatatacAGGTTTTAATCTTTATAAATATCATGGAAATCTCCACAATCATTTAGGTACCATAATGatgaaatgtacaatatattcaaatatgcattttccgagaaaaaaagacaaaggaAACTTTTCAcacatttgataattttttttttttttaaagtttgaaatgtataaacttcattttttaaagtgaaTCACTTTGTGATATTAATGTTCTATAGCGTTTACAATGATACTCTAAACCTCAACTTTATTAGCATTTTATGAATCCATTTTTCGCATCAACTTCTTCAACTTCTTCACTCTACCACAAAGTTTCTTGGAAAAAACTTCTCTAATGATGAGCGGTATACAAGTGGATAACGCAATGATAATGGATTCCTGACTGTAATAAAAAGGAAATGATTTGAATAAAGCATATTAAAATACTAGAGGTTAAAATACGTCACTTGGCATATTTGTGTTGTTGCATGTATTTTATTCCATTGGTAAATAAGGATTTGATTCTTTGGGTCACATCATTTGCTATCTTTGTTTTTTCTGTGTACtgttttgagaaatattttctgtttaacCGACAACGACGTCGGGGGAAAAGAAACTAGCCTTATTGCTGTTTCCCGCGGTGTTTCCAACATCAATGAATGTTAAAGAATGTGATAAGGTCAGTTTAATATGTCTtatatgtgttaaaattggcacatctcatttccatgaaGATCATTTGACCCAATCTTCTCTTTATTTAGTTGTTTATTGGAAGGAATAAGTGGTTCTATAACGTCTTGCTTATTACTACGATCAAATTACTCGTAATCCCTACCGTGGATGATGATATCAAAACTTTGTTAACCGTTATTTAGCAATGGAAGTGCCTGCGGGCAAATTTGCACTCATAACGTTTAATGTTTACAGTCAACTTTAAATATTCCCATGTATAAATTATTCATGATATTTGAGTGAATTAATTGATATTATTGTGAAATATGAGTAATGaagattaataaaaattaatgtgtATAAAACAATCTAATACTTGAATTGCGTTTCTCTTTTAACTAACCTGGAAGCTTCTGTACAGATGGGTACTTTAATAAAGGATTTCTTAAAAATGGTATATCTGTAAACCAGGCAGTGCGTTTTCCAATAGGATTCCACGACTCGCCTGAAATGTATTTGTGATAAAGACTTACATATCAATATATACCCAATCAAGAAATACTTAAGATTTTCGAATTTTACGATTTCATATTTCCAAaacaaagaatatatatatcagCGTTTACCATCCATCCTTTATTGAATTCCTCAATATTTCAACATCTAGATACCAATTTTGACcttaaatcaataatttaaaatatatgtttctcaCATTTTAAACAATATCTTGCATtgcttaaaatgaaataaattggaAGTAAGCATATACTTGCAAAtcctttttttgtgtgttttgtttacataaatgaaAAGTGCTGTGCTTCTTGTTCCAAATATATCTGTTAATTATACCAGCCTGCCTAATAACAACTCTATTTTCGACCAAGTGCGCCGAATTTGATAATTGAATATTCGATATGAAATGTGCTTATGTAAGGATGTTAAACATTCACATTCGAACCATTTCACTTaatacattatgttttatagTTCTACTTAAATGATTTTCACTTAATTCAGTCACGTTTGTATATACAATTTACACTTGGAAAAGTCACGTTTGTGTATGTATAAACAGTTAAATGCTACAAATTGTACCAGTTGATTTCCGTAAATTTGTGTCCTTGACGTCATGCATAGTtataatgtaaattatttaatcaTTGGTCATTAGAACGCCAACTAGATATAAGACGATGtaatatgagtgccaatgaaacgcCTCTCTATCTAAGTCACAATATAtagaagtaaaccattataggtcaaagtatggtcttcaacacggagactTGGCTCGCATATAAAGGGCCacaaaaaatgactagtgtaaaaatgttcatacgggaaaaccaaaggtctcatttatataaaaacgagaaacaagcaAGACTTATGATCCACATCAACACACGACACCTACTGAACATTAGATGCCTGACTTAGGAAAGGTGCAAAAAAATGAACTAggtttagaattaaaaaaaattctaaattgtCAATTTATCAACGGagtatttaagaaaattatatCATGACTCATGTTATTTCTGTGCACTGACCAAATATTTGATGAGAGTACCTTCGGGAGCTAGTACTCCACCAGGAGCTTTACAACtgctttattttgaaaagtgaaatgacagaaatactgaactccaatgTAAAtgcaaaacggaaagtcccttatcaaataaTTATTCGGAATTTAACTCCTTTTCATAAGTGAGAAAGTTAGTAGTCCTTGTTGCAAAACGGcataattatctttttatcaataatggAACGAGTAAGCATACCTTTAATCATGGGGATTTTACTCTTTTCATATTTCGGAATGTTACGCACATTAACAAAGAGGTCTAACTGACAAAGTATTATCGATCGCATTCAACTAAGAATAATAGCCAAATCATTATATTCACTAAAGTGTTACTCGCACACACTCTAAATCAGAGTTTCAACTTTCATTTGCCTcatatgcaaaacaaaaaagaaatatatttcttttgacaaaaatgtatacttatAATGgtgtttcaattattttctcAATTGAGGATAGTTATCAAGGGTGCTTCTTAACCTCCTTAGAGAAAACTTACCTGATGTGAAGaaaaatgaatgtggtctaaaaCTAACATCCGGTTTCGATTTAGGAATGGGTTGGTAaagcttttgtttaattatttttggaggtAAAATTGGTGAGCGAAAATCCATTGCACATCCTGCTCCCCATCCTTGACATAGTCCAAATATTCCTTGTCGTTTTACAGTTTGTAATGATTCGgtatattgtacaattgttATCACTATCAGCAGTAAAATTTTCATGATAAACATCAATATCTGAAATCAGAAACAAAAAAGGATTATGAATAATTTATCTTATATTTATGCcttactaagtcaggaatactAGTATATCGTTTGATGTGTTgtagcttttgatttttgccGGGTGATAAGGAGCTTTTCGATTTGAATTTTCGtcggagttctgtatttttgttatgtaCTTTTTATCTAATCTTGAAAAAGGTACATAGCAATCCCAACTATAATTCGTTTATGGAATTACTTCAAGGTGTACTAGCATGTCTGCCTTGTAGCGCTCATCTGACCGTAACCTCTTTTTCACGGTTCATCGGTTAACATGATGTTTTTATAACTAATCCTGTTTCTCTGATAAATGTAATCAATACATTTGGTGTATGAATTTACAATGTATCTATTTTTTCAAAGGGGAAGAAAATCGAAAATTTCAGAATTCTTTTTTGGTGTAGAAATAAACTCatgatagataccaggattgaagttttatatttatgccAGACGAaacgtctacaaaagactcatcagtgacgctcgaatcaaaaaaatataaaaaaggcaaataaagtaCGAACTCGAAGAGCATTCAGGACCAAAGATTGAAAAGTTGAACTGTAAAAAAAACCGATGGCTTTTCTTAtaatatatactagaacacacccgcgaaatcgcgggtaTATACAGCTTGTggactgttgtaggatgatttttttgttaaaagataGTATGTATTGgaaatttcataaaaggtaTCAACAGCCTTCTCCCTTGTTCAaaagtccgatatttgtttcctatctgttaaattcaaatattttcgtGTGTCTGGCCtcagaccacaattattctcctcctttgctacaatgctgcttttggtaaaagtcaaataaaattaacaatttgcaccgtttcaaacatgaaataaatctaacttcttatatatagaccatttttagtctaataaaatatgcttctaggACACTCCGtcagtgtttttttcttcttttgagAGCCTCATTAAGATGTCAATGGTAGGATGTGCatcatgtataaatgactaaggctaatttgaggggtagtcggaggggtcctgatcccgaaatcccgctGAAAACCATGAAATCCAGAGATGCAGAATTGAAAGAAATGCATATCCCGAAATCACGAAATCGAAAAATGTATTCCCGGATCCAGTAAGGATCAATCCCCAAATTCCGACGCCCCGAAAAATGCTCGCCTACTTTtaatctctaccttactttcatttttaccAAAGCACTATTTTCCCTTTTTACAATAGATTTGTATGCCctatttatgggcattatgttttcaggCTAGTGTGTCCGTCCGTTCGCTCGTCCGTCCGTCCGCCCGTCcatgtctgtcccgcttcaggttaaagtttttggtcgaggtagttttagatgaaattaagcatgttttacttattttaatatatatgcaagtggtatgaccccttaagtagtaaacatttcaaagataaCAGTAGACAGCATCAGGGCCGACATTCTATACTAACATAAAAAGTCCCTGACAGAATACAGATAGTCTCTATATATTgaagtagtataatcgtagtttacatgtagataaacgcgaaaaataattatcttctctaaggaggtatactagttgtggttcttgcgatctaaacaccgtGATATGAAACGCGAAAAGTAATTATcctctctaaggaggtataatagttgtgattATTGCGATCTcaacaccatgatatggagaacgctctgaatGGCTTATTTTTCTCTCTCCATTTTTGTTATccatcatacgattggttgtacttgtgtcaaatattttacttattttaatatatatatatatatatatatatacaactggtatgaccccttaaatagtaaacatttcaaagaaaacagtagacagaatacagagagtctctatatattaaagtatcataatcgtagtttacatatagataaacgcgaaaaataattattgtaacgggaggtataatagttgtggttcaTGCGATCTAAGCCCCATACTATGTAGAATGCTCtgattggtttattttttttttcataatttagttatctatcatacgattggttgtatttgtgcATCTTTCAAACCGGAAATTTAATCTATGACTAAAAGTTAGTCCGATGACGGATTCATATCCGGActccttttttgtcgtttttctcccaaaataactcgatctgaataatcataagaatagatgacaaatgcgactatgcatgttacctataggacacagaggcatgatgatttgtggaaggaagagaagcgacaccaaaaatgaggtcttctcgtttaatagtatagatgcgTTTCTTTAGGAATCAGACTGGATGTCCTTGGATCATTGATAATTAAATTCCTCCGTAGGATGTCTTTCTgcttttcatttgatatattgtAACACTGACGTATATATACTTGATCTCCTTTCATTCACATATTAACTGTAATCGACCTCCAATACACTAGTCAAATCTGTTTATGACAGACTGTCAATATACACACAAATAATTTAAACGACACGAAGGATATTTCTCattgatatctatatatataattatcgaTAAGGATTTCGCTACCTCTTTTCTACAGGAAAACATCAGATTTTAATTCTATTGAACATCGTCCTCCTTCGGTTAGGTTTGAATTGCAGATGGGTAAAAATTAATCACGGGGAAAGTAAAATATTTGGAAGAAAAACAAACTAGTAAAAACACATATTAATCTAAATCACTCAACCCGAAACTAAAATTGAGCAAAACGAATGCCAACATAAATCGCGGATGAAGTTAATGAAAAAGTATTCGTAAGAAAGTAAGGTGTTCTTGAAAAAATTAAggtgttttagaaaaaaaagtattattgaaAAAGAAGTTAGGtgttaaaaaacaacaacaataagtTAAATGTTTGAAAGCAAATCatgaaatatagaaataatcCATTCAGATGGTATTGCAGACTACCTGCTGATAACAATAAATCCAAATTGCGATTCggacattaaaattcatttgttgtaaataaaggcaacagtattataccgctgttcaaaactcataaatccatggacaaaaaacaaaatcggggcaacacaccaaaaccgagggaaacgcatttaatataagaggaaaacaacgacataacactaaaatgcaacacacatagACAAAACGTAAAACGTTTGAGGAGGTccataaatataattatttttttatctaaggAACAAGATGTTTTGCTGTTTAACAGATGAAAACGAACAAGCAAGATCCAGGTTATCGTGATAattgataatatttaatttgattattaaaCATACTTTCTCATCAACCAAACATCCATGTTCATccatttagttttattttgagTTCAATGTTAAATAAGAGTGGATGGGTACGCTTAATTACATTTTATTGGGTAATGATattattgatacatttttattgtaagtACTGTTCTGACCATACATTACACGTTTAGTAACGGTACGATAatgttctttattttataactttCCGTTTTCAATGCCTTcactattttatttagtttgacAAAGAACTTATAATTAAAACACCTTTAAGGACGGAAACATTAAAGCAGCTTTATGACCTCAACAATGATATGCAATAAAGCGCTAGTCCTTGTTGATATCAGAATAAACTATATGACATTATCAGGAATGTCATCAAGTCATGCAATCAAAGTAAAGGGGAATAATTATGTAACAGAGAAGGGTTCGCATTCAAAGAGCAAGATCTGTAAACTTTCAGCACATCTTAAACTGAAAATTCGTcgaatataaaactttaatatattttcataaattcatCGTATGTTTTATCTACCTACACCTAAGGACCGATAGGGTTTAGATAAtacaggtaatttattttccttttagaACCTCTTTTTATTGGCTACTATATATATCAGTCATCATCAAAAGAAACTAAGTAAAATGTTCTAAAGAGTATGAGGTCATAAACCTCAATTAGTCCTTCCATTTATCCGTTTACTAATTATTATCTAAGATTCCTAAAAGTAACTGTTGACATCACGCACATAATGTTGGTCTTTTTGCTTTCGGAGGAAttctaaaaaaagtattttaaagttaagaTGTAATCGACAACTAATTGcttcaaatgttttgaatgataAATAGTCAAAGGATTAAAGACAGGAAGATACAATTAATCGAAATTATTCCATTTAAATCACACACCacataatgtttttgtttgctTTCATAGACGTCAAACCCATCATGAAGGAACAGGATATTAGAATTAAGGAAGGATGTAAAAACAGTTATTGTAGGAATAACTTTCCTGTATTTCTATTAGAATTTCAGAAGTTGTGGTTTTCGTTTTGAAGTTGTCTGAAAGGTTATTGTACCATGTTTAATTTAAGCTTCTTATTTACTGAaagtgaattcattattattgtatttggATTATGTCACTCCCACAACTCCTTGGATTGAAATAGATATTACTGACAatgatattgtattatttttttcaatctgtttttTCAGTAGAAGCAATGTATGATTGGTTAATTTCGTTCGAAATATCAGATCAATACTAGTAATTATGAAATAATTGACCTTGGATTTCTTATACAATTGATCTGCTAACCAACATAAGAATGAAAAAGTCGGGCAGGTGttagaaaatatgtatttttcattataagAACGTATCACTATCTTTGATATATGTCACCTATGAATTGATACCAGTTTGCTATATATAAGAGCCTGTCTTTGATATATGTCACTTATAGATTGAAACCGTTTCTCAGATAAAAGTATTATGGTCTCATACTTTTTAAGTAGTTTTGCTAGTTGATTGCCTATGCTTTTTGATAAACCATCAGCATTAggattgaatttgtttttaaagtttgttgttttctttgttattacCGATCATGGTCTTTGTGTTTtagaaaatacaataaaaatgtttaaaattgatatttgctgAAAGTTTTTAAACCAAATCATACCAAATATTAGAAGCACTATACCCTGCAGACAAGCATTACTCGAATGCTCGTATTTCAGAGATGATTTGGAATTCTGTATTCAACCCTTAGGCCAATTCTGTGTTCATGTCGTTGCACGCCTAAATGTTTGCTCCTAAATTGTACGTTTGAGACAGCAtcgaataaataaaatgacttttgagaataacgtcttGAAGACTCTGACGTTTAAAAGTCACGGAAACTTTTCATCTCTTTGATTTACGATAGTGTAGGGTTTCTTGGCAAATCATGAATTTTTAATCTATGAACGTCACCCTATATTGAAATTATAGAAAGGATCAAACTGCCACCAGCTGTATTCTTGAATGTTGTACTAATTAGTTTATGATAATAGTTGTCAATATTCCACAGTTAGTTATATAAGTTCATTTGAAAAGGCGTCGACTTGTAGGCATTCtacttaattatatatatgtaaaattttacAGCCTATAAAGCAAATAGAACCTACAAAGTTTATCATCAAAGACATTGAAAGAAAAATGTGATTTATAGGATATTTAACACTTTCTAATTTTCGTCGTCCGAAGAGTTGATCtatgttaaaatattaagtGAACGTACACACAAAAATTCCCAGGAAACAATGAATAGACGCACACCATTGTTCGAAAGATTCATTATAATTAATAAGCAAGTTATTTTACCTATCAACTGGCACTTTCGttagtattattttaaattaaaagacttTGAAGAAACATAAATAACAGGATCaacgtattttactttttgtgaaAGGATACATTTGTGGTCCCGTCACGAATTATGATAGTATTTATGGCTGCAACTTCGGAGAAGCATAACTAAGAAATcagcaaaaaaataaagtgtaaagGATCCTTCAATGTGTTATTGCTAACAGTTTAGCTTTGATTATATGATGCATGAGTATCCCTTGAAAAAtgagattgaaaataaaaccagCCTTAAGACATTGCTAAAACATCAACTTACTGAAATGATACCTAGTTAGGGGGACACCATATGATTTAGATAACCTAACACTCACTAAACATCGAGATTTTTCACCCTATTATGATAATCTGTGATGCAGTTAGTTAGCTGTGATGGTGGTAGTAATATACGGGTATAGTCTTAATTTGTACTCGAGCAATACGATATATATTAACACTTCTGATGCACCTGAGTTGAACCGCTACTGCTGGTTCATGTTGCCAGATTTTCATTAtctgtattgtattttgtataatgctggttgttatttttatacgaccgcaaattttgaaaaaattttcgtcgtatattgctatcacgttggcgtcgtcgtcgtcgtcgtcgtcgtcgtcgtcgtcgtcgtcgtcgtccgaatacttttagttttcgcactctaactttagtaaaagtgaatagaaatctatgaaatttcaacacaaggtttatgaccataaaaggaaggctggtattgattttgggaggtttggtcccaatattttaggaattaggggccaaaaagggcccaaataagcattttcttggttttcgcactctaactttagtaaaagtgaatagaaatctatgaaattttgacacaaggtttatgaccacaaaagaaaggttgggattgattttgggagttttggtttcaacagtttaggaattaggggccaaaaaagggcccaaataagcattattcttggttttcgcacaataactttagttaaagtaaatagaaatcaatgaaatttaaacacaatgtttatgaccacaaaaggaaggttggtattgattttgggagtttcggtcccaacagtttagaaattaggggccaaaaagggacccaaataagcatttttcttggttttagcaccatagcgttagtataagtaaatagaaatctatgaaatttaaacacaaggtttatgactataaaaggaaggttggtattgattttgggagttttggtcccaacagttaaggaaaaaggggcccaaagggtccaaaattaaactttgtttgatttcatcaaaaattgaataattggggttctttgatatgccaaatctaactgtgtatgtagattcttaa
This is a stretch of genomic DNA from Mytilus trossulus isolate FHL-02 chromosome 6, PNRI_Mtr1.1.1.hap1, whole genome shotgun sequence. It encodes these proteins:
- the LOC134723205 gene encoding uncharacterized protein LOC134723205 translates to MFIMKILLLIVITIVQYTESLQTVKRQGIFGLCQGWGAGCAMDFRSPILPPKIIKQKLYQPIPKSKPDVSFRPHSFFFTSGESWNPIGKRTAWFTDIPFLRNPLLKYPSVQKLPVRNPLSLRYPLVYRSSLEKFFPRNFVVE